From the genome of Marinobacter sp. F4206:
TGATCCAGGCCTTCCATGGACACGCCCGACCAATTGTAGGTACGCACCCAGGCCCAGTTGGCGAAATCGGCAATGGTGATCTCGTCACCGGCGAGATAGCGCGACTCCGCCAGACGGCTGTCCAGAACCTCGAACAGGCGGCGGCATTCATGCTGGTAGCGATCGATGGCGGGCTGGATCTTCTCCGGGAAATACCGGTAGAACACGTTCGCCTGACCCATCATCGGTCCGACGCCACCCATCTGGAACATCAGCCATTGCAGGGCCCGGGAGCGAATTTTTGGATCGGCCGGGTAGAACTGGCCGTATTTTTCGGCCAGATAAATCATGATGGCGCCGGATTCGAACACGACGAAGTCATCGTTGTCCCGGTCCACGATTACCGGAATCCGGCCATTGGGGTTCATCGCCAGAAACTCGGGGGTTTTCTGTTCGCCCTTGGACAGGTCGACCGGAATCAGGTTGTACTCGACCGCCAGCTCTTCCAGCAAAACCGACACCTTGTGCCCGTTCGGCGTCGGCGAGGTATACAGATCAATCATGGCATTCTCCTGGCGGGTAGTCATCGGATCGGCGCCATCAGACCTGTGCCGACGGGCGCGACTTGATCCGGTCGAACCAGGCCTGCAGGTTGGTCTGTTCCGGCTTGATCCGGATTTTTACGACCCGGGCAAAGGCCAGGGTCGTAAAGGCATTGATGTCCGCCGCGGTGAAGCGGTCGCAGCAGATGTACTCCTTGCCCTCCAGATGCTGGTTGAGGAAGTCCATGAACTTCTCGACCTGCTGGCCGCACTCCTCGCCCCACTCCTTGATCGGGTTCATCCGGTCCTTGAAATAGCCGCTGGTGTGCTGGAAACACATGCCGGTGGGCATGAAGAAAAACAGCTCAATCCATCGCAGCCACTGTTCCAGCTGAGCCCTCTCCAGCGGGGTATCGCCCAGCAGGCTCGGGGTGTCCGGATAGCTTTCCTCAAAATAGCGGCAAATCGCCATGGTTTCGGCAATGCAGGTCCCGTCGTCCAGCTCCATGACTGGCACTTTCTTCATCGGGTTGCGGGCGACGTATTCCGGTGTCAGGTTCTCGCCCTTCTCGAGATCGATCTCGACAAATTCAGCCTTGTCCAGCAGCCCTTTCTCGGCCATGAACATGCGGACCCGGCGGGGGTTGGGGGCGGTTTTGGTCTCGAAGATTTTCATTGTTGTCGGCTCCGTTCCGGACTGGTGACAGGTTTGTACAACTGAAAGACAAACCGAGAGCCTGCCCCGAACAAAGAGTTGCGTCAAGCAACCAACGCTAACGGATCAGCCACGCCTCCAGCTCGCGCACGATCCAATCGGGC
Proteins encoded in this window:
- a CDS encoding glutathione S-transferase family protein, translated to MIDLYTSPTPNGHKVSVLLEELAVEYNLIPVDLSKGEQKTPEFLAMNPNGRIPVIVDRDNDDFVVFESGAIMIYLAEKYGQFYPADPKIRSRALQWLMFQMGGVGPMMGQANVFYRYFPEKIQPAIDRYQHECRRLFEVLDSRLAESRYLAGDEITIADFANWAWVRTYNWSGVSMEGLDHLKRWVDELYERPGCAAGIRKPERPHNTNDLVKSAQTMVTR
- a CDS encoding glutathione S-transferase family protein, translating into MKIFETKTAPNPRRVRMFMAEKGLLDKAEFVEIDLEKGENLTPEYVARNPMKKVPVMELDDGTCIAETMAICRYFEESYPDTPSLLGDTPLERAQLEQWLRWIELFFFMPTGMCFQHTSGYFKDRMNPIKEWGEECGQQVEKFMDFLNQHLEGKEYICCDRFTAADINAFTTLAFARVVKIRIKPEQTNLQAWFDRIKSRPSAQV